A genomic window from Candidatus Kouleothrix ribensis includes:
- a CDS encoding MBL fold metallo-hydrolase has product MQVAEDIFQVQLPLPFPLKIVNCYVLRDGDGWAVIDTGIHYPPGEAAWRAAFTLIGIDPSAITRIILTHAHPDHFGMAGWLAQQCGAPVLLAPEEQAFAERVWRHGPANEQQIDIFFRAHGLPGQLAEQVRATMAENRAMTQPWPATTVLAPGAILTIGRRQFRAMATPGHSDQHLVFYCAAERLLLCGDAVLTKITPNVSRWPDGRANPLADFLDSLAALSRLDVALALPGHGPLITAFAQRLAELRAHHHERLAVIAQATGAGTSAFEVCTAVFPTSMLSAHQLRFAIAETLAHLEYLVALGQIERIERPRLIYRRVTI; this is encoded by the coding sequence GTGCAGGTCGCCGAAGATATCTTTCAGGTGCAGCTGCCGCTCCCATTCCCGCTGAAGATCGTAAACTGCTATGTGCTGCGCGACGGCGACGGCTGGGCGGTGATCGACACGGGGATACACTACCCACCGGGCGAAGCGGCATGGCGTGCGGCATTTACCCTGATCGGGATTGATCCATCGGCAATCACGCGCATCATTCTGACACACGCGCACCCCGACCACTTCGGCATGGCCGGCTGGCTGGCGCAGCAGTGTGGCGCACCGGTGCTGCTGGCGCCCGAAGAGCAAGCGTTCGCCGAGCGTGTCTGGCGGCATGGGCCGGCGAACGAGCAGCAGATCGATATATTCTTCCGCGCGCACGGGTTGCCGGGCCAGCTGGCCGAGCAGGTGCGTGCGACAATGGCCGAGAATCGCGCGATGACACAACCCTGGCCAGCAACAACCGTGCTCGCGCCTGGGGCCATACTCACGATCGGCCGGCGCCAATTTCGGGCGATGGCCACACCAGGGCACAGCGATCAGCACCTGGTGTTCTACTGCGCGGCCGAGCGGCTACTGCTGTGCGGCGACGCAGTGCTGACCAAGATCACGCCGAACGTGAGCCGCTGGCCAGACGGGCGCGCGAACCCGCTGGCCGACTTCCTCGACTCGTTGGCCGCACTCAGCCGGCTCGATGTCGCGCTGGCGCTACCGGGTCACGGCCCGCTGATCACTGCCTTTGCGCAGCGGCTGGCCGAGCTACGCGCGCATCACCACGAGCGGCTGGCGGTGATAGCACAGGCAACCGGCGCCGGCACAAGCGCCTTCGAGGTATGCACAGCGGTGTTCCCAACCAGTATGCTCTCGGCGCACCAGCTACGTTTCGCAATTGCCGAAACGCTGGCGCACCTGGAATATCTTGTGGCGCTCGGGCAGATCGAACGGATCGAGCGACCACGGCTAATCTATCGACGGGTGACAATATGA
- a CDS encoding HAD family hydrolase: protein MSYDVILFDLDDTLYDLRSYWCMRLHEMFESLLAAYPHFERDSLVRQAIAEKVYIEKLPLFLRSLGISDERQINAAQALFARDWFARLVLYDDAAAMLQALRPHFKLGLVTNGPSRTQRPKIEQFDLDAYLDLLIVSEEVGIAKPDPAIFQLAIARLGSSADRALYVGDSLEFDLPGAAAAGMAFVWMNPRREALPEHLPRPLATIERLIDLPRLLL, encoded by the coding sequence ATGAGCTACGACGTGATCCTGTTCGACCTCGACGACACACTTTACGACTTGCGATCGTACTGGTGTATGCGGCTACACGAAATGTTTGAGTCGCTGCTGGCAGCCTACCCGCACTTCGAGCGCGACAGCCTGGTGCGCCAGGCCATCGCCGAAAAAGTCTATATCGAGAAGCTACCGCTATTTCTGCGCTCGCTGGGCATCAGCGACGAGCGCCAGATCAACGCTGCGCAAGCTCTGTTCGCGCGCGATTGGTTCGCGCGGCTGGTGCTCTACGACGACGCCGCAGCCATGCTGCAGGCACTGCGCCCACACTTCAAGCTTGGCCTGGTGACCAACGGCCCGAGCCGCACCCAGCGGCCCAAGATCGAACAGTTTGATCTCGATGCCTACCTCGATCTGCTGATTGTCTCGGAGGAGGTTGGCATTGCCAAGCCCGACCCGGCGATCTTTCAACTGGCGATTGCCCGGCTTGGCAGCAGTGCCGACCGGGCGCTGTATGTAGGCGACTCGCTCGAGTTCGACTTGCCGGGCGCGGCCGCCGCAGGGATGGCGTTCGTCTGGATGAACCCACGCCGTGAGGCGCTACCTGAGCACCTGCCGCGCCCGCTGGCCACAATCGAGCGGCTGATCGACCTGCCCAGGCTTCTACTTTGA
- a CDS encoding peroxidase-related enzyme (This protein belongs to a clade of uncharacterized proteins related to peroxidases such as the alkylhydroperoxidase AhpD.) codes for MNDETNAARISRLPVPDESTLPDDLRELFAQLRAKPGFVPNVYRAYSLRPQQLRGFIALYDSIMTDDSGLTKAEREMIAVAVSAQNHCFYCLTSHGAVLRVRSKDMLLADTIGANYRAADLSPRQRAMLDFALKITNASDTCSDADILALREHGFSAEDVMDIIQTAAFFNYSNRVASALELRPNREYHTMARPGT; via the coding sequence ATGAACGACGAGACGAATGCGGCGCGGATCAGCCGCCTGCCGGTGCCCGATGAGTCGACCCTACCCGATGATCTGCGCGAGCTATTCGCGCAGCTGCGCGCAAAGCCCGGCTTTGTGCCGAATGTCTACCGCGCCTATAGCCTGCGCCCGCAGCAGCTGCGTGGTTTCATCGCACTCTACGACTCGATCATGACCGATGATTCGGGCCTGACCAAGGCCGAGCGTGAGATGATCGCGGTGGCGGTGTCGGCGCAGAACCATTGCTTCTACTGCCTGACCTCGCACGGGGCTGTGCTGCGCGTGCGCAGTAAAGACATGCTGTTGGCCGACACGATCGGCGCGAATTATCGTGCGGCCGACCTGTCGCCGCGCCAGCGGGCTATGCTCGATTTCGCGCTCAAGATCACGAATGCGTCGGATACGTGTAGCGATGCCGATATCCTGGCACTGCGCGAGCATGGGTTTAGCGCTGAGGATGTGATGGATATTATCCAGACGGCGGCGTTCTTCAACTATAGTAACCGCGTTGCCAGCGCGCTCGAGCTGCGCCCGAACCGCGAATATCATACGATGGCTCGGCCGGGCACGTAA
- a CDS encoding DM13 domain-containing protein, with translation MADKPTAMADQAAMADKPTAMADQAAMADKPTAMADQAAMADKPTAMADQAAMADKPTAMADKPAGPIAQAQGSFVAGSTPGDRAAGKATVYKLENSSQILRLEDFSTTNGPDLFVVLSSNANPDADGIGKDNYLQLAALKGNQGNQNYELPGDIDLGKYKSVVIWCRTFNVVFGYAALQPAA, from the coding sequence ATGGCCGACAAGCCCACCGCCATGGCCGACCAGGCTGCGATGGCCGATAAGCCCACCGCCATGGCCGACCAGGCCGCGATGGCCGACAAGCCCACCGCTATGGCCGATCAGGCCGCGATGGCCGATAAGCCCACCGCCATGGCCGACCAGGCTGCTATGGCCGATAAGCCCACTGCCATGGCCGATAAGCCGGCTGGCCCGATCGCCCAAGCACAAGGTAGTTTTGTGGCCGGCAGCACGCCGGGCGACCGCGCGGCAGGCAAAGCGACTGTATACAAGCTCGAGAATAGCAGCCAGATATTGCGCCTGGAAGATTTCTCGACCACCAATGGCCCCGATCTGTTCGTAGTGCTATCGAGCAACGCCAACCCCGATGCCGATGGGATTGGAAAAGACAACTATCTGCAGCTGGCGGCGTTGAAAGGTAACCAGGGCAACCAGAACTACGAGCTACCCGGCGATATTGATCTTGGCAAATACAAATCGGTGGTCATCTGGTGCCGTACCTTCAACGTTGTCTTCGGCTACGCTGCGCTCCAGCCGGCGGCGTAA
- a CDS encoding glycosyltransferase family 39 protein encodes MKRYWHFPLALLGLWAALVLLLSARSPVEWLNVRGWYAQQGASAPYRWTSNRLVVPIRRHDTPIEIELTLASPRWPGRPAPRVVLLADRVPLAALDVPEQPQAFQVVLPPGTAVFELLSPADRPPMDDGRYLGVQVFELQARAHGWARHELIEALVATALLGLLALAAAWCQLRGYLQPAALLALALLLRVVWLRQAPAGFSQGEAVSLVDAWNLLTTGRDHLGHWLPLGTHEALGDWIAPLLTYLELPAVALLGPVPLAGRLTTAFVGALAAPLCYAVARRLALPRAAALLAGLAAAISPWQLLLSRLALPPALVPTGWALCLLCALWFVQRGSPRAALGLACAAGLAVYSYPAMQVAVPLLVAWALALAIVRHLWAVARCWPALAVLGLLWLPFGYDTWFNAASSAWRGQLQLRAATPNEWMAAWWAGYSAYARPARYFAAGADLTRGLPGRSLELSLLAPLIVLGIGLLFWRLGMRRVREPSRHARWSPAPDWWLVLGALLLAPLPASLAVPGSYIFRAAPLAPMLALLAGIGLAVVWQVLNLWLGARQRRLTQLAVGTALVLLLGWQAFGWLSEYLVDYPPQVAGVYQDGLIETFERVAAYAAQADEIWVDTAQIADPYIYLLAARSLPPATAQTQISVERRPGQPNVVARIGKYRFLALTAIPRDLPLLEALPNQYGQPGFVVQRWERDGKRLLIVRRM; translated from the coding sequence ATGAAGCGATACTGGCACTTTCCGCTCGCGCTGCTCGGCTTATGGGCGGCGCTAGTGCTGCTGCTGAGCGCGCGCTCGCCGGTGGAGTGGCTGAATGTGCGGGGCTGGTATGCACAGCAGGGCGCGAGCGCACCCTATCGCTGGACCAGCAATCGCCTGGTGGTGCCGATCCGCCGGCACGATACCCCGATCGAGATCGAGCTCACGCTTGCGAGCCCGCGTTGGCCAGGCCGCCCGGCCCCGCGGGTGGTGCTACTGGCCGATCGTGTGCCACTCGCCGCGCTCGACGTGCCCGAGCAGCCGCAGGCCTTTCAGGTGGTGCTGCCGCCCGGCACGGCCGTATTCGAGCTGCTCAGCCCGGCCGATCGCCCACCCATGGACGATGGCCGCTACCTTGGTGTGCAGGTATTCGAGCTGCAGGCCCGAGCGCACGGATGGGCACGCCATGAACTGATCGAGGCGCTGGTTGCTACCGCGCTGTTGGGCCTGCTGGCGCTGGCTGCGGCATGGTGCCAGCTGCGCGGCTACCTCCAGCCGGCCGCGTTGCTGGCGCTCGCGCTGCTGCTGCGCGTCGTCTGGCTGCGCCAGGCACCGGCAGGCTTCAGCCAGGGCGAAGCCGTCAGCCTGGTCGATGCCTGGAACCTGCTGACGACCGGGCGCGATCATCTGGGGCATTGGCTACCGCTCGGTACACACGAGGCACTCGGCGACTGGATCGCACCGCTGTTGACCTACCTCGAACTACCGGCGGTGGCGCTGCTTGGCCCGGTGCCGCTGGCCGGCCGCTTAACAACCGCGTTCGTCGGCGCACTGGCGGCGCCGCTATGCTACGCGGTCGCGCGGCGGCTCGCGCTGCCGCGCGCGGCGGCGCTGCTGGCCGGCCTGGCTGCGGCGATCTCGCCCTGGCAGCTATTGCTGAGCCGGCTCGCGCTGCCGCCTGCGCTGGTGCCCACCGGCTGGGCGCTCTGCCTGCTATGCGCGCTGTGGTTCGTGCAGCGCGGTAGCCCCCGTGCAGCGCTTGGGCTGGCCTGTGCGGCCGGGTTGGCGGTGTATTCCTACCCGGCAATGCAAGTGGCTGTGCCACTGCTGGTTGCGTGGGCGCTGGCACTCGCGATCGTGCGGCACCTCTGGGCGGTGGCGCGCTGCTGGCCGGCCTTAGCCGTGCTGGGGCTGCTCTGGCTGCCATTCGGCTACGACACATGGTTCAACGCGGCCAGCAGCGCGTGGCGCGGCCAGCTGCAGCTGCGGGCCGCAACGCCGAATGAATGGATGGCGGCTTGGTGGGCCGGCTACAGCGCCTACGCACGGCCCGCGCGCTACTTCGCCGCTGGCGCCGATCTCACGCGTGGGCTACCGGGCCGCAGCCTCGAGCTTAGCCTGCTGGCGCCGCTGATCGTGCTTGGAATCGGGCTACTGTTCTGGCGGCTAGGCATGCGGCGTGTGCGCGAACCGTCACGGCACGCGCGCTGGTCGCCGGCACCCGATTGGTGGCTCGTGCTCGGCGCGCTGCTGCTTGCCCCACTACCGGCCAGCCTGGCAGTTCCCGGCTCATATATATTTCGCGCCGCACCGTTGGCGCCGATGTTGGCGCTACTGGCCGGCATTGGCCTGGCCGTGGTCTGGCAGGTGCTCAACCTGTGGCTCGGCGCGCGTCAGCGGCGGCTCACGCAGTTGGCAGTAGGCACGGCGCTGGTGCTGCTGCTGGGCTGGCAGGCATTCGGCTGGCTCAGCGAGTATCTGGTTGACTATCCGCCGCAGGTTGCCGGCGTGTACCAGGATGGCTTGATCGAGACCTTCGAGCGTGTAGCTGCGTATGCCGCGCAGGCCGACGAGATTTGGGTCGATACTGCTCAGATCGCCGATCCATATATCTACCTACTCGCAGCGCGAAGCCTGCCGCCGGCCACCGCTCAAACCCAGATTAGTGTCGAGCGTCGCCCCGGCCAACCAAATGTGGTCGCGCGCATCGGTAAATACCGCTTTCTCGCGCTTACGGCGATCCCGCGCGATCTGCCGCTGCTCGAGGCGCTACCCAACCAGTATGGCCAGCCGGGTTTCGTTGTGCAGCGCTGGGAGCGGGATGGCAAGCGGCTGCTGATTGTGCGGCGCATGTAG
- a CDS encoding VWA domain-containing protein, with amino-acid sequence MPHLSFITPAALALLALLPIMWGFALLTPRRVARGRFWLGLLLRSVLLGTLVLGLAGTQLVRPVRALTTVFLLDSSDSIAPAQRERATQYIEQALRTLPPGDRAAVVVFGSGALVERAPASLATLGRINSVPITTRTNIQEAIQLGIALLPADSQKRLVLLSDGGENSGRAAEAAQLARTRGVPIDVVALPSRRGADVILAALNAPAQAHEGQEIALGMVLSADTATSGTLQIFIDGQLVRELKVAIPSGKSSAAVRVPAGAVGFRRIEARLAAEGDTEPQNNRAGAFTEVVGPPRMLLVAGDASRAANLRAALESSGVRVDLRGPNQAPASLEQLSAYAAVVLVDTPARDLPRALLQALPAYVRDLGHGLAMVGGSDAFGAGGYRRAVKDQAGTSIEDALPVTLDPLDTAQQPDLGLVLVIDRSGSMSEPGGGNRTKLDLAKEAVYQATLGLSNRDQVGLVVFDDAAETIVPLQTLPSAIAIEQALGRFDDGGGTDILPGLQLAAQQIATANTKIKHIILMTDGLAPSNYGQLVAQLNAAGVTISTVAIGTDANPNLEDIARQGGGRYYKVEQAAEIPRIFLQETVIVAGRDIIEGKFTPAVALQAPVVRGLGGLPPLYGYNGTEIKRTARAIVVTPDGKPILAQWQYGLGRAVAWTSDLKGQWGREWVGWSQFPRFISGIADMLLPPSATGTLELRASTTAAQAVIELSAQDEQGRSINQLALRGSLVAPDNASTPLKFTQIGPGRYRAVANADTPGIYLAQVAAIGAEGQPVGLANTGLVVSYSPEYGEARDNPQLLRDLAAISGGRAEPPADAAFNSPVQAVGTVSDIGLTMLWLALLLWPLDIGLRRLYLQPSALVPWLAVLRRRWWAPAPAGGPDASMERMRAAKQRARDLRAVPELRARPAEPAARPAIPAVAEPPAPPPAGEPDTPAAAATDEDQFTRLLAAKQRARKQRKE; translated from the coding sequence ATGCCACACCTGTCGTTTATCACACCGGCCGCACTGGCATTGCTGGCGCTGCTGCCGATCATGTGGGGCTTCGCGCTACTGACGCCGCGCCGCGTGGCGCGTGGGCGCTTCTGGCTCGGCCTGCTACTACGCAGCGTGCTGCTTGGCACGCTGGTGCTCGGCCTAGCAGGCACCCAGCTGGTTCGCCCCGTGCGCGCGCTCACCACTGTATTCCTGCTCGACTCCTCTGACTCGATCGCGCCAGCCCAGCGCGAGCGCGCAACACAGTATATCGAGCAGGCCCTGCGCACACTGCCGCCCGGTGATCGCGCGGCCGTAGTCGTGTTCGGCAGTGGCGCGCTGGTCGAACGCGCCCCGGCGAGCCTGGCGACGCTGGGCCGCATCAACTCGGTGCCAATCACCACACGCACAAACATCCAGGAGGCCATCCAGCTCGGCATTGCGCTGCTACCGGCCGACTCACAAAAACGCCTGGTGCTGCTCTCGGATGGCGGCGAAAATAGCGGGCGTGCAGCCGAGGCCGCGCAGCTGGCGCGCACACGCGGCGTGCCGATCGATGTGGTCGCACTCCCAAGCCGGCGCGGCGCCGACGTGATTCTGGCCGCCCTCAACGCGCCAGCCCAGGCACACGAGGGTCAAGAGATCGCCCTGGGGATGGTGCTGAGCGCCGACACGGCCACCAGCGGCACACTCCAGATCTTCATCGACGGTCAGCTGGTGCGCGAGCTGAAGGTTGCCATTCCTAGCGGCAAGAGCAGCGCAGCCGTGCGTGTGCCGGCCGGCGCGGTCGGGTTCCGCCGGATCGAGGCCCGGCTGGCCGCCGAGGGCGACACCGAGCCACAGAATAACCGTGCCGGCGCGTTTACCGAAGTGGTTGGCCCGCCGCGCATGCTGCTGGTGGCCGGCGACGCCAGCCGTGCTGCCAACCTGCGCGCCGCGCTCGAGTCATCGGGCGTGCGGGTCGATCTGCGCGGCCCGAACCAGGCGCCGGCCAGCCTCGAACAGCTGAGCGCCTACGCCGCCGTCGTGCTTGTCGACACACCCGCACGCGATCTGCCACGTGCGCTGCTCCAGGCGCTGCCCGCGTATGTGCGCGATCTCGGCCATGGCCTGGCTATGGTCGGCGGATCGGACGCGTTTGGCGCAGGTGGCTACCGGCGCGCGGTGAAGGACCAGGCCGGCACAAGCATCGAAGATGCACTACCAGTCACGCTCGACCCGCTCGACACTGCGCAGCAGCCCGACCTGGGCCTGGTGCTGGTGATCGACCGCAGCGGCAGCATGAGCGAGCCAGGCGGCGGCAACCGCACCAAGCTCGACCTGGCCAAAGAGGCGGTGTATCAGGCGACGCTCGGCCTCAGCAACCGCGACCAGGTTGGGCTGGTGGTATTCGACGATGCCGCCGAGACGATCGTGCCGCTGCAAACGCTACCATCGGCGATTGCGATCGAGCAGGCGCTCGGGCGCTTCGACGACGGCGGCGGCACCGACATCCTGCCGGGGCTTCAGCTGGCCGCGCAGCAGATCGCGACGGCAAATACCAAGATCAAGCACATTATTCTGATGACCGATGGCCTTGCGCCGAGCAACTACGGCCAGCTGGTCGCGCAGCTAAACGCGGCCGGCGTGACGATCTCAACCGTCGCGATCGGCACCGACGCCAACCCCAACCTCGAAGACATCGCCAGGCAGGGCGGTGGGCGCTACTATAAAGTCGAGCAGGCCGCCGAGATTCCGCGCATCTTCCTGCAAGAGACCGTGATCGTCGCCGGGCGCGACATTATCGAGGGCAAGTTTACGCCGGCCGTGGCGCTACAGGCGCCGGTGGTGCGTGGGCTGGGCGGGCTACCACCGCTGTACGGCTATAACGGCACCGAGATCAAGCGCACCGCCCGCGCGATCGTGGTGACGCCCGACGGCAAACCGATCCTGGCGCAGTGGCAGTATGGGCTGGGCCGCGCAGTCGCCTGGACAAGCGATCTCAAGGGCCAGTGGGGCCGCGAGTGGGTCGGCTGGAGCCAGTTCCCGCGCTTCATTAGCGGCATAGCCGACATGCTGCTGCCGCCGAGCGCCACCGGCACGCTCGAGCTGCGGGCCAGCACAACCGCTGCGCAGGCCGTGATCGAGCTGAGCGCGCAGGACGAGCAGGGCCGCTCGATCAACCAGCTGGCGCTGCGCGGCAGCCTGGTGGCGCCCGATAACGCCAGCACGCCGCTGAAATTCACGCAGATCGGGCCAGGGCGCTACCGCGCGGTGGCGAATGCCGACACGCCGGGGATTTACCTGGCGCAGGTGGCCGCAATCGGCGCCGAGGGCCAGCCGGTTGGCCTGGCCAACACCGGGCTGGTGGTGAGCTACTCGCCCGAATATGGCGAGGCGCGCGACAACCCGCAGCTACTACGCGACCTGGCTGCGATCAGCGGCGGCCGGGCCGAACCGCCGGCCGACGCGGCGTTCAACTCACCCGTGCAGGCAGTCGGCACTGTCAGCGACATCGGCCTGACGATGCTGTGGCTGGCGCTGCTGCTCTGGCCGCTCGACATCGGCCTGCGCCGGCTGTACCTTCAGCCGAGCGCGCTGGTGCCCTGGCTGGCAGTGCTGCGCCGGCGCTGGTGGGCACCAGCGCCCGCCGGTGGCCCAGATGCATCGATGGAGCGCATGCGTGCCGCCAAGCAGCGCGCGCGCGACCTGCGGGCAGTGCCCGAGCTGCGTGCGCGCCCGGCAGAGCCAGCGGCACGGCCGGCGATTCCGGCGGTAGCCGAGCCGCCCGCACCTCCGCCGGCCGGCGAGCCCGACACGCCGGCAGCTGCGGCAACCGACGAAGACCAGTTTACCCGGCTACTGGCCGCCAAGCAGCGCGCCCGCAAGCAGCGCAAAGAGTGA
- a CDS encoding FHA domain-containing protein: MFGHLHIEERGRPARVVDLLGTATIGRTAENDIVLDSDGVSHCHAMLLAQPSGVDLVDLGSTFGTFINAIPAPPDEPVRLADGAQISIGRAALRYLAPRITASIAPLDAARAAPPLAVLHLNTRFLGLDAATPLVAGRHTTLLVWVGAPLPTDEQQSSRPFKLAGTPLATTMALRVRVRAASPFWHVIADQPMLLAERWGSAQIARFEIAARQAERTRLAVRIEQATSGALLQQIVLGMIAHEPNARQPGRTPLRNRLPGEPLAQVLPICRRCFAPTRAGARFCHHCGAQQ, from the coding sequence ATGTTCGGGCACCTCCATATCGAGGAGCGCGGTCGGCCTGCGCGCGTCGTCGATCTGCTCGGCACTGCGACGATCGGTCGCACTGCCGAGAACGACATTGTCCTCGACTCGGATGGCGTCTCGCATTGCCATGCCATGCTACTGGCCCAGCCCAGCGGCGTCGATCTGGTCGACCTTGGCAGCACCTTCGGCACATTCATCAACGCGATTCCTGCCCCGCCCGACGAGCCGGTGCGCCTGGCCGACGGTGCGCAGATCAGCATCGGCCGGGCGGCGCTGCGCTACCTGGCTCCGCGGATCACTGCCTCGATCGCGCCGCTCGACGCCGCCAGGGCCGCCCCGCCGCTCGCAGTGCTCCATCTCAACACGCGCTTCCTGGGCCTCGACGCCGCCACACCCCTCGTGGCCGGCCGGCATACGACCCTGCTGGTGTGGGTCGGCGCGCCGCTGCCAACCGACGAACAGCAAAGCAGCCGGCCATTCAAGCTCGCGGGCACACCCCTGGCCACGACGATGGCGCTGCGGGTGCGCGTGCGGGCAGCTTCGCCGTTCTGGCATGTGATCGCCGACCAGCCCATGCTGCTGGCCGAGCGCTGGGGGTCGGCCCAGATCGCACGCTTCGAGATCGCGGCGCGGCAGGCCGAGCGCACACGCCTCGCGGTGCGGATCGAGCAAGCCACGTCGGGCGCGTTGCTCCAGCAGATCGTGCTGGGCATGATCGCGCACGAGCCGAACGCCCGGCAGCCTGGCCGCACACCGCTGCGCAACCGGCTACCGGGCGAGCCACTCGCGCAGGTGCTGCCAATCTGCCGGCGCTGCTTCGCGCCCACGCGCGCCGGCGCCCGATTCTGCCACCACTGCGGGGCGCAGCAGTAG